In Deltaproteobacteria bacterium, the following proteins share a genomic window:
- a CDS encoding YchF/TatD family DNA exonuclease, whose amino-acid sequence MLLDSHTHLSFRDFKTQEMDAVLLRAQEAGVETLINIGAGEGWEGNPRAVDIAEQYPQVYATVGMHPHDAKFVTEGILQKIRELARHEKVVALGEVGLDFFYKNSEPEMQKQALRQQIALAKELKLPLSVHIRDAYKDLLQIFEEENAWDARGVIHCFSGDWNFARRVMDKGFNISFSGIVTFKKAKALQEVVRKIPTEYLMIETDAPFLAPDPFRGKRNEPALIKYTAQKIAELKKLSYEDVARISTLNAKRLFGIGEIQQEVKLAYKIRNSLYLNITNKCTLACVFCPKFSTFEVKGYYLRLPKAPEFEEMLKAMGDFSDMDEVVFCGFGESTQRLDLLKQVAQYAKSKGKKVRLDTDGLGNLIHQRNICPELGEVLDAISVSMNAQDAATYAKVCPNKYKEKAYEAVKDFIREIKKYVPDVTASVVGCPGVDIAAARRIAEEELGVKFRHREYNQVG is encoded by the coding sequence ATGCTTCTCGATAGTCATACCCATCTTAGTTTTAGAGATTTCAAAACCCAAGAAATGGATGCTGTTTTGCTTCGTGCCCAAGAAGCTGGCGTAGAAACATTGATTAATATTGGGGCCGGGGAAGGCTGGGAAGGAAATCCTCGGGCCGTTGATATTGCGGAACAATATCCCCAAGTTTATGCGACTGTGGGGATGCATCCTCACGATGCCAAGTTTGTGACGGAAGGAATTTTGCAGAAAATCCGTGAGCTGGCTCGCCACGAAAAAGTGGTGGCCCTTGGAGAAGTGGGCCTAGATTTTTTTTATAAAAATTCCGAACCTGAAATGCAAAAGCAGGCCTTGCGCCAGCAGATTGCGCTCGCGAAAGAGTTAAAACTGCCTTTAAGCGTGCATATCCGCGATGCCTACAAGGATCTGCTTCAAATTTTTGAGGAAGAAAATGCCTGGGATGCGCGAGGGGTCATTCACTGCTTTAGTGGCGATTGGAACTTTGCCCGCCGCGTGATGGACAAGGGATTTAATATTTCTTTTTCGGGGATTGTGACCTTCAAGAAGGCGAAAGCACTTCAGGAAGTGGTTCGAAAAATTCCTACCGAATATTTGATGATCGAAACCGATGCACCTTTTCTCGCCCCCGACCCTTTTCGCGGCAAACGCAACGAACCTGCCTTAATCAAATACACCGCGCAAAAAATAGCCGAACTCAAAAAGCTGTCTTACGAAGATGTGGCGCGTATCAGCACCCTCAACGCCAAACGACTTTTTGGAATTGGAGAAATTCAGCAAGAAGTGAAACTTGCTTATAAGATTCGCAATTCGCTTTATCTCAATATCACCAACAAATGTACACTCGCCTGTGTTTTCTGCCCAAAGTTTAGCACCTTTGAGGTGAAGGGATATTATCTGCGTCTACCCAAGGCGCCAGAGTTTGAAGAAATGCTGAAGGCGATGGGAGATTTCTCCGATATGGATGAGGTAGTGTTTTGTGGATTTGGGGAATCCACTCAGCGTCTGGATCTGCTAAAACAAGTGGCACAGTATGCGAAATCGAAGGGCAAGAAGGTAAGACTGGATACCGATGGCTTGGGAAATCTGATCCATCAACGCAATATTTGTCCCGAATTGGGCGAGGTGCTGGATGCTATTTCGGTGTCGATGAATGCCCAGGATGCCGCAACCTATGCCAAGGTGTGTCCCAATAAATATAAAGAAAAGGCCTATGAGGCCGTCAAAGATTTTATCCGTGAAATCAAGAAATACGTCCCCGATGTGACCGCCTCGGTAGTGGGTTGTCCGGGGGTGGATATCGCGGCGGCGCGCAGGATTGCCGAAGAAGAGTTGGGCGTGAAATTCAGGCATCGCGAGTATAATCAGGTGGGCTGA
- a CDS encoding alpha/beta fold hydrolase — MPILSTSVQQESLEIGLGDKNKLHLQRFFLKKKLGTPVLMLHGSIENGRIFYSENRKGLAPYLAAQGYEVYVADLRGRGKSHPKISRHSHFGQTEAICEDLPAFIDEIIRRRGKVKQHWIAHSWGGVLLMSMLARFPKYAPLVKKIVCFGTKRNVHVQNLDKFLIIDLFWNYTASLLTKVLGYLPAKELKIGSDNETKKFHHQVRLWVKSGYPWVDSQDGFDYARAIRKIKLPPAYHLTGIADTCLGHPNDVFAFIQECGSKNYRFKILSKENGNLHDYDHVNILTHPDAVKDHFVDVSRALA; from the coding sequence ATGCCCATCCTTTCCACTTCGGTTCAACAGGAATCGCTGGAAATTGGGTTGGGCGATAAAAACAAATTGCATCTCCAAAGATTTTTTTTGAAAAAAAAGTTGGGGACGCCTGTCTTGATGCTGCATGGCTCCATAGAAAATGGCCGGATTTTTTATTCAGAAAATCGAAAAGGTTTGGCGCCCTATTTGGCGGCCCAAGGGTATGAGGTGTATGTGGCAGATTTGAGGGGTCGGGGGAAGAGTCATCCCAAAATTTCCAGGCATTCCCACTTTGGCCAAACCGAGGCCATCTGCGAAGATCTTCCCGCTTTTATTGACGAGATCATTCGGCGGCGAGGAAAAGTAAAACAGCATTGGATTGCCCATTCCTGGGGTGGAGTTCTGCTGATGTCGATGTTGGCTCGTTTTCCCAAATACGCGCCTCTCGTAAAAAAAATAGTCTGTTTTGGAACGAAGCGTAATGTGCATGTGCAAAATCTGGATAAGTTTTTGATTATTGATTTGTTCTGGAATTACACCGCTTCTTTACTGACCAAAGTGCTCGGTTATCTCCCAGCAAAAGAATTAAAAATTGGGTCGGACAATGAAACCAAAAAATTTCATCATCAAGTAAGGCTTTGGGTGAAATCCGGTTATCCCTGGGTAGATTCTCAAGATGGCTTTGATTATGCGCGGGCCATTCGCAAAATAAAACTTCCTCCAGCCTATCACCTCACCGGCATTGCGGACACCTGCCTGGGGCATCCCAACGATGTCTTTGCCTTTATTCAGGAGTGCGGGTCAAAAAATTATCGTTTCAAGATTTTGTCGAAAGAGAACGGAAATCTTCACGACTACGATCATGTGAATATCTTAACGCACCCCGATGCGGTGAAGGATCATTTTGTTGATGTTTCCAGGGCTTTGGCCTAG
- a CDS encoding thrombospondin type 3 repeat-containing protein: protein MNKHSREICLALFLFVFFSFLKTSHAESPYNIGSPTLTTLYLSPTGRDTNDGSSAAPLATVTEAFNRMNLASTGYRILMAPGTYGAAAFPMGGDWIPDIQGSAAHPVILEASGGAGTVNITTPLNLYHIAYLYFINLDFRSSPGGGNTIHIEQGDHILLRGSKIISDHSPQEALKVNQSQYIYFENGEVTGASNAVIDYVSVQYGHILNSIIHGSDNYCMYFKGGSAYLHFEGNEIYACAVGGFQAGNASGLDYLVSPWLHYEAYELKFINNVIHDSPGACFGVEGGFDILLAHNTCYNMGQNRQMIEVLLGGRPCFDSPGATGICQANINLGAWGVSYAFKGYGLAEYDFIPDQNVFIYNNLFYNPSATNSSTKILEIADPNYIHHATMLPLPTRPDNNLQIRGNIFWNAGADLPLGIGTETCANSNSTCNATQLAAENTINTLQPQLISPSTGNYQPIAGSNLFGARTYDIPDFSGTDYPAHPQAPIGNLLNDVLLDRAGNARGTSLIAGAYIGTGTPPPAPTGADVVLRLSDTPDPVISGNTVTYSASISNAGPASATGVAFSGTVSTGATLVSVSSTLGTCSHTTSSVSCSIGSLSNTRPGDSATVTVVVNPNTSTGVAFSGIVASSSDPNSSNNSATENTTVSADRDGDGIPDSIDNCPMVANPAQTDSDGDGVGDACDNCPTVPNPNQADSNANGVGDACEITRELSGSISNARQTCTGSGTSQRCTVSATLSLLNSGSQAANSVLVNFYRSANNSYESTDTLLSQSTVNVGANQTLSVTLSNTLAAGQSAAGQYLLARIDPNNTIVETNENNNLVVSNVIPSSTTTSTSTSYNAGGRISNSSGTAISGVTLTFSRVSGTGTLPAALQSDTSGNYSQSGFQTGTTYRVSPSKSGYTFSPTSLNFSATSSGLNFVGSVPVTTPSSSTVLPSINATLKSHLRSLLTSGQAAGRHAGVFSKIGDDNTGPTWGYLMNVGCGWGNISTYTALNPTLDYFSQALLSGLQVGPGCPDNSFTHTSLAAREGLSASNALTLAQQELDNSQAAIAFIMLGTHDLASNDTTAFHNNLTAIVQMAMNRGVIPIISSIPPRLDDSTLNARIGAYNAVVAQVAQENQIPLWDFWQALQPTTLISKGLEPGSFLLSTYAGGDAFNFTAAGLRYGFNVKNLNTLQILEKIKRIVIDNGAAD, encoded by the coding sequence ATGAATAAACACTCGAGGGAGATTTGCCTCGCTCTGTTTCTCTTCGTTTTCTTTTCCTTTCTAAAAACTTCCCATGCTGAAAGCCCCTACAACATCGGAAGTCCCACGCTCACCACGCTTTACCTTTCTCCCACAGGAAGAGACACCAATGATGGCAGCAGTGCTGCCCCTTTGGCAACAGTAACCGAGGCATTCAATCGCATGAATTTAGCGAGCACCGGCTACCGAATTCTCATGGCTCCAGGAACTTACGGCGCTGCGGCCTTTCCCATGGGTGGGGACTGGATTCCGGATATTCAGGGAAGCGCTGCCCATCCAGTCATTCTTGAAGCCAGTGGGGGAGCCGGTACCGTCAATATCACCACACCCCTCAACCTTTACCATATCGCCTACCTCTATTTTATCAATCTCGATTTTCGCAGTAGCCCGGGAGGAGGCAACACCATTCACATTGAACAAGGAGATCACATCCTCCTGAGAGGAAGCAAAATTATCTCGGATCATTCTCCTCAAGAAGCGCTTAAAGTTAACCAGTCTCAGTACATTTATTTTGAAAATGGTGAAGTGACGGGGGCCAGTAATGCGGTGATCGATTACGTTAGTGTTCAGTACGGTCACATCCTGAATTCAATCATCCACGGATCTGATAATTACTGCATGTACTTTAAGGGAGGCTCTGCCTATCTTCATTTTGAGGGAAATGAAATTTATGCCTGCGCGGTTGGAGGGTTTCAGGCCGGGAATGCTTCAGGACTAGATTATCTCGTTTCTCCTTGGCTCCATTACGAAGCCTATGAATTGAAATTTATTAATAATGTGATTCATGACAGCCCGGGTGCCTGCTTTGGGGTTGAGGGCGGCTTTGATATTTTGCTGGCTCACAATACTTGTTACAACATGGGACAAAACAGACAGATGATTGAGGTGTTGCTGGGTGGACGGCCTTGTTTTGATAGCCCTGGAGCCACTGGTATTTGTCAGGCCAATATTAATCTAGGTGCCTGGGGGGTTTCTTATGCTTTCAAAGGATATGGCTTGGCTGAATATGACTTTATTCCTGATCAGAATGTTTTTATCTATAACAATCTCTTTTATAATCCTAGCGCAACCAATAGCAGTACCAAGATTTTAGAAATAGCCGATCCTAATTATATTCATCATGCGACGATGTTGCCGCTTCCCACACGACCCGACAACAACTTGCAAATTCGGGGCAATATTTTCTGGAATGCTGGCGCAGACCTGCCTTTGGGAATTGGAACTGAAACCTGTGCCAATAGTAATTCCACCTGTAATGCCACCCAGTTGGCTGCTGAAAATACAATTAATACGCTTCAACCTCAGCTCATCAGTCCTTCGACAGGAAATTATCAACCCATAGCAGGAAGCAATCTTTTTGGGGCAAGAACTTACGATATTCCGGACTTCAGTGGGACAGACTATCCAGCACATCCCCAAGCCCCTATCGGTAATTTGTTGAATGATGTTCTCCTGGATAGAGCTGGAAATGCGCGCGGGACGAGCCTCATTGCCGGGGCGTACATTGGAACTGGAACCCCTCCTCCCGCACCCACTGGTGCTGACGTGGTGTTGCGCCTGAGTGACACTCCAGATCCTGTGATCAGCGGAAACACGGTCACTTATTCCGCCTCCATCAGCAACGCTGGCCCCGCTAGCGCTACTGGCGTGGCCTTCTCGGGGACAGTTTCTACGGGAGCCACCCTTGTTTCTGTCAGCAGCACCTTGGGAACTTGTAGCCACACGACCTCCAGTGTCAGCTGTTCGATAGGAAGTCTCAGCAATACACGACCTGGTGATTCCGCCACCGTAACGGTGGTCGTAAATCCCAACACAAGCACTGGCGTCGCTTTCTCGGGGATTGTCGCAAGCAGCTCAGATCCCAACAGCAGCAACAACTCGGCGACCGAAAATACCACTGTCAGCGCGGATCGCGATGGGGATGGAATCCCGGATAGCATCGACAATTGTCCGATGGTAGCAAACCCTGCACAGACTGACAGTGACGGAGATGGAGTCGGAGATGCCTGTGACAATTGCCCCACCGTTCCAAACCCCAATCAGGCAGACAGCAATGCCAATGGGGTGGGGGATGCCTGCGAAATCACCCGCGAACTCTCGGGAAGTATTTCCAATGCCCGACAGACTTGTACGGGTTCCGGAACCTCCCAGCGCTGTACCGTCAGCGCCACCCTCTCTTTGCTAAATAGTGGCAGCCAGGCGGCAAACTCAGTTCTGGTCAATTTTTATCGTTCTGCAAACAACAGCTACGAAAGTACAGACACCTTGCTGAGTCAAAGTACAGTCAATGTCGGAGCCAATCAAACCCTCAGCGTAACTCTCTCCAACACCTTGGCGGCGGGACAAAGCGCCGCAGGGCAATATTTACTCGCTCGCATTGACCCCAACAATACCATTGTCGAAACAAATGAAAACAACAACCTGGTGGTCTCAAACGTCATCCCCAGTAGCACAACAACTTCCACATCCACCTCTTACAATGCAGGGGGAAGAATCAGTAATTCAAGTGGGACGGCCATAAGCGGTGTCACCCTCACCTTCTCCCGGGTTTCCGGAACCGGAACTCTTCCTGCTGCGCTTCAAAGTGATACCAGTGGAAACTACTCCCAGTCTGGATTTCAGACCGGCACCACCTATCGGGTCAGTCCCAGCAAATCGGGCTACACCTTCAGCCCCACTTCTCTCAATTTCAGTGCTACAAGCAGCGGGTTGAACTTTGTGGGAAGCGTCCCTGTCACCACCCCCTCAAGCAGCACGGTACTTCCCAGCATTAACGCAACCTTAAAAAGTCACCTTCGGAGCCTCTTGACCAGCGGACAAGCTGCCGGACGCCATGCCGGTGTTTTTTCAAAAATCGGAGATGACAATACCGGCCCCACCTGGGGATATCTAATGAACGTGGGATGCGGATGGGGAAACATCAGCACCTATACGGCCTTAAACCCAACGTTAGACTACTTCAGCCAGGCTCTCCTTTCCGGCTTACAAGTCGGTCCCGGCTGTCCTGACAATTCCTTTACCCATACGAGCCTGGCCGCTCGAGAGGGTTTGAGTGCCTCGAACGCCCTGACTCTCGCCCAACAAGAGTTGGACAACAGCCAGGCGGCGATTGCCTTTATTATGCTGGGAACCCATGACCTCGCCAGCAATGACACGACGGCTTTTCATAACAACCTGACGGCCATAGTTCAGATGGCGATGAACCGTGGGGTAATCCCAATAATCTCGAGTATCCCTCCCCGTTTGGATGACAGCACGCTCAACGCCCGTATCGGCGCCTACAATGCAGTTGTGGCCCAGGTGGCTCAGGAAAACCAGATTCCACTCTGGGACTTCTGGCAGGCCCTCCAACCTACCACCCTGATCAGCAAGGGGCTTGAACCCGGCAGCTTTTTGCTCAGCACCTACGCTGGAGGAGATGCCTTCAACTTTACGGCGGCAGGCCTGCGTTACGGTTTCAACGTAAAAAATCTGAACACCCTTCAGATTTTGGAGAAAATTAAAAGAATCGTCATCGATAACGGCGCCGCCGATTGA
- a CDS encoding type II toxin-antitoxin system prevent-host-death family antitoxin, with product MKTVNIHEAKTYLSAILVEVQNGEEVVISKNNLPIARLIPEKIKRKRVAGTAKNKIKLKKGFEKPLPLSMIREFES from the coding sequence ATGAAGACAGTTAATATTCATGAAGCCAAAACTTATCTTTCTGCCATTTTGGTAGAAGTTCAAAATGGAGAAGAGGTGGTTATTTCTAAAAATAATCTTCCTATTGCGAGGCTCATTCCAGAAAAAATAAAACGAAAACGCGTTGCAGGCACGGCAAAAAATAAAATCAAATTAAAAAAGGGATTTGAAAAACCGCTTCCTTTATCGATGATCCGGGAGTTTGAATCTTGA
- a CDS encoding type II toxin-antitoxin system VapC family toxin: MKILLDTHIFIWWIHDNAQLSKKARAYIENENNDLFLSIASVWELSIKLALGKIELYQDLEFLISEELEKNNIDLLPIKLKHALHVNKLAHYHRDPFDRMLVSQALVEGIPLLSDDSLFKKYAVELLY, encoded by the coding sequence TTGAAAATTCTTCTCGATACTCACATCTTTATTTGGTGGATACACGACAATGCCCAGTTGTCCAAAAAAGCCAGGGCTTACATCGAAAACGAAAACAATGACCTATTTCTCAGTATTGCAAGCGTCTGGGAACTTTCTATCAAGTTGGCGTTAGGAAAAATTGAGTTGTATCAAGATCTGGAATTCCTGATTTCTGAAGAATTAGAAAAAAATAATATTGATTTGCTACCCATTAAACTGAAGCACGCCCTGCATGTAAACAAACTCGCCCATTACCATCGTGACCCCTTTGACCGAATGCTTGTCTCTCAAGCCTTGGTAGAAGGGATTCCGCTTCTCTCCGATGATTCACTATTCAAAAAATATGCAGTAGAGCTCCTTTATTAG
- a CDS encoding glycoside hydrolase family 3 protein has protein sequence MNQRKEFVMHASPKVLQLLGRHTIVGYHDLEELKTLVQKGAVGWVFISQRNLRGKTFEQMQLEIESLQEIQKQAGRDPLFIATDQEGGLVSKLSPLLTHLPPLSQVLEDRPSTEQLAFRVKDYASTQAKELFDLGINVNFAPVVDLKNEHPKDFIDTHSLLDLRSISSNPQEVSQVTKYYLEAYNEFGVIPTLKHFPGMGRIQQDTHFKSGILNLSKQELQEKDWLPFKENLSPSKAWIMMGHTQITAIDAHELADLSPKVIQGLIRGEWQHEGVLISDDFSMGPVYSRNGGVGVAAVDALNAGLDMILISYDPDLYYEVMHGLIKAFEQNQLHTAQLGKSEERLNQSRKYLTRHFLSLR, from the coding sequence ATGAATCAACGAAAGGAATTCGTCATGCACGCGTCACCCAAAGTACTTCAACTTTTAGGAAGACATACCATCGTTGGTTATCACGATCTCGAAGAATTAAAAACGCTGGTTCAAAAAGGCGCAGTGGGCTGGGTTTTTATTTCGCAACGCAATTTGCGCGGAAAAACTTTCGAACAGATGCAACTAGAAATCGAAAGTCTGCAAGAAATTCAGAAGCAGGCGGGCCGAGATCCCCTCTTTATTGCCACGGATCAGGAAGGAGGACTGGTCAGCAAACTCTCTCCTTTGCTGACTCACCTGCCTCCGCTGTCACAAGTTCTGGAAGACAGACCCTCTACCGAACAACTGGCCTTTCGTGTAAAAGATTATGCCTCTACCCAAGCCAAAGAGCTTTTCGATTTGGGCATTAATGTGAATTTTGCTCCGGTGGTCGATCTGAAAAATGAGCATCCCAAAGATTTTATCGATACCCACAGTCTGCTCGATTTGAGGTCTATCTCGAGCAATCCCCAAGAAGTAAGCCAGGTCACAAAATATTACCTGGAAGCCTATAATGAGTTTGGTGTAATCCCCACCCTGAAACATTTCCCCGGTATGGGACGCATCCAGCAGGACACCCATTTCAAAAGTGGTATTTTGAATTTGAGCAAACAAGAACTTCAGGAAAAAGATTGGCTGCCTTTCAAAGAAAATCTCTCTCCCAGCAAGGCCTGGATCATGATGGGCCACACCCAAATTACAGCGATTGACGCGCACGAGCTGGCCGACCTTTCCCCAAAAGTGATTCAGGGACTGATTCGCGGCGAATGGCAACACGAAGGGGTTTTGATCAGCGACGATTTCAGCATGGGCCCGGTTTATTCGCGTAATGGAGGGGTGGGAGTGGCTGCGGTGGATGCCCTGAATGCCGGCTTGGATATGATTCTGATCTCTTACGATCCTGATCTTTACTATGAAGTGATGCACGGCCTCATTAAGGCCTTCGAGCAGAATCAACTGCATACTGCACAGCTGGGAAAAAGTGAGGAGAGATTGAATCAAAGCAGAAAATATCTCACAAGACACTTTTTGAGTTTACGATGA
- a CDS encoding YdcF family protein, translated as MKRFERKILTFLLLFILPLFYFKWSFRNQIFQSSSDIKDKTEVALVLGAGLKKANEPSLVLADRVVTAVNLLKEGKVQKLLLSGKKIPYYDEVKAMKSYALRLGASPDQLLLDEYGFRTIDSCQNAKEIFKLDRVIVISQSFHLPRSLYLCDKLGIKALGLSADISPYPFYGKLKWNIREAFASWKALWDILVLQNKEIDSIS; from the coding sequence ATGAAAAGGTTTGAACGCAAAATATTAACATTTTTACTTCTTTTCATTCTACCCCTATTTTATTTCAAATGGAGTTTTCGAAATCAGATTTTCCAATCTTCCTCGGATATCAAAGATAAAACTGAAGTCGCCTTAGTCTTGGGTGCTGGCTTAAAAAAAGCAAATGAGCCCAGTTTAGTTTTAGCCGACCGAGTGGTCACCGCAGTCAATCTTTTGAAAGAAGGAAAAGTTCAAAAACTTTTATTGAGCGGCAAAAAAATTCCTTATTACGATGAAGTGAAGGCCATGAAAAGTTATGCCCTCAGACTTGGAGCAAGTCCCGATCAGCTTCTTTTGGACGAATATGGATTTCGAACAATTGACAGCTGCCAGAATGCAAAAGAAATTTTCAAACTAGATCGAGTGATTGTCATCAGCCAAAGCTTTCATCTGCCACGGAGTTTATATCTCTGTGATAAATTGGGAATCAAAGCGCTAGGCCTTTCTGCGGACATCAGCCCCTATCCCTTTTATGGAAAATTAAAATGGAATATTCGTGAGGCCTTTGCCTCCTGGAAGGCCTTGTGGGATATTTTGGTATTGCAAAACAAAGAAATTGATTCAATATCTTAA
- a CDS encoding tyrosine-type recombinase/integrase, translating to MQMVWKKCMVTFHRLRHSYATSLLTGGLSIVSLMKLLGHRRIEMTLRYAKVTPSHLRNEYLKAIQILEQQSLEYPIASKQKSRSNRQEHPQILIQQAAALIRKSALLPTFSKKNLLLKLSRLSEQLSQINFSQKFSQNH from the coding sequence ATGCAAATGGTCTGGAAAAAATGTATGGTCACCTTCCACCGCCTGCGCCACAGCTACGCCACTTCTCTGCTCACAGGAGGGCTCAGCATCGTCTCCCTCATGAAACTCCTGGGCCATAGAAGAATCGAGATGACCCTTCGTTACGCCAAGGTGACTCCTTCTCATTTACGAAACGAATACCTCAAAGCCATCCAAATCCTCGAACAACAATCGCTTGAATATCCTATCGCCTCAAAACAAAAATCCAGATCCAACAGACAAGAGCACCCGCAAATACTCATACAACAAGCCGCAGCACTGATTAGAAAATCTGCGCTGCTTCCCACTTTCTCTAAAAAAAATCTCCTCCTCAAACTCAGCAGACTCTCAGAACAACTCTCTCAAATAAACTTCTCTCAAAAATTTAGCCAAAACCACTAG
- the grpE gene encoding nucleotide exchange factor GrpE, with protein MHSGNKIEELKSVLQGRKEAELQKKKEATEEGDKKREELELKLRETEENLKKAEETARENQDKYVRLYAEFENYRKRVLKDKEDLKYSSEEKIIREILPLLDDLQLALKHAEQSTDLNALLEGMRLIQKQTQTTIEKLGIEAFASAGYAFDPHIHEAVAHQESDQHPANTVIQEYRSGYKFKGKLLRPSMVVVAK; from the coding sequence ATGCATAGCGGAAACAAAATCGAAGAACTCAAATCGGTGCTTCAGGGGAGAAAAGAAGCCGAACTACAGAAAAAAAAGGAGGCCACTGAAGAGGGTGACAAAAAAAGGGAAGAATTGGAGCTGAAACTCAGGGAGACCGAAGAAAATTTAAAGAAGGCGGAGGAAACAGCCCGTGAAAATCAGGATAAGTATGTTCGTCTTTATGCAGAATTTGAAAACTATCGAAAACGTGTTTTGAAAGACAAAGAAGACTTGAAGTATTCGAGTGAAGAAAAAATAATTCGGGAAATTTTACCTCTTTTGGATGATTTGCAACTGGCTTTAAAACATGCCGAACAATCTACCGATTTAAATGCCTTGCTCGAGGGGATGCGCCTCATTCAAAAGCAGACTCAAACGACAATTGAAAAATTAGGCATCGAGGCCTTTGCCAGCGCAGGATATGCTTTTGATCCGCACATCCACGAAGCCGTGGCTCATCAGGAATCCGATCAGCACCCAGCAAATACGGTGATCCAGGAATATCGTTCGGGCTATAAATTCAAGGGAAAATTATTGCGGCCCTCGATGGTGGTGGTGGCAAAATAG
- the hemW gene encoding radical SAM family heme chaperone HemW, with product MFNAAGHKYENMKLALYLHFPYCEYKCHYCDFNSYVFEVNDRLEKDYVQALKGEWLKIVSQLKPFQLSSLFFGGGTPSLFSASSYQEIFDFLRPCFSEAVEVSLEANPKSLSEEKIKAYQTLGVNRFSVGVQSFKEAYLKPLGRLHSAQEARQTLGLFEKLQVSSFNIDLMYGFPGQTLEEVEDDLSEALSFQPEHLSFYQLTLEEGTRFYKEQQEGKWILPDPETLADMHQLGEKILGESAYSHYEISNYAKNSRYAQHNLAYWNYENYVGLGAGAVSFLNKNCFKEVYPDTELYGLRWTNPKAPREYQLKAKEDFSAKKVEQINIETALKEAWMMGLRLEQGISWKSLSEKFRQKDLEKSLKNVNKLLQKGWLQQEGENLFIPSKYRLITNEIVAEFF from the coding sequence ATGTTTAACGCGGCAGGCCATAAATATGAAAATATGAAACTCGCGCTTTACCTGCATTTCCCCTACTGTGAATATAAATGCCATTATTGCGATTTTAATTCTTATGTTTTCGAAGTGAATGATCGGCTTGAAAAGGACTACGTGCAGGCCTTGAAAGGGGAATGGTTAAAAATTGTTTCTCAATTAAAGCCCTTTCAGCTTTCGTCCCTGTTTTTTGGAGGGGGAACTCCTTCTCTGTTTTCGGCCTCTTCTTATCAGGAGATTTTTGATTTTCTGAGGCCTTGCTTCAGTGAGGCCGTCGAAGTGAGTCTCGAAGCCAATCCAAAAAGTTTAAGCGAAGAAAAGATAAAGGCCTATCAGACCCTTGGGGTGAATCGTTTTTCAGTAGGGGTGCAAAGTTTTAAAGAGGCTTATCTTAAACCTTTAGGGAGACTGCACAGTGCCCAGGAGGCGAGGCAGACCTTGGGTTTGTTTGAAAAGCTTCAAGTGAGTTCTTTTAATATCGATTTGATGTATGGCTTTCCCGGGCAAACTTTAGAAGAGGTGGAGGACGATTTAAGCGAGGCCTTGTCTTTTCAGCCCGAACATCTTTCCTTCTATCAACTCACGTTAGAAGAGGGCACACGTTTTTATAAAGAGCAGCAAGAGGGAAAGTGGATATTGCCCGACCCGGAAACTTTGGCAGATATGCATCAATTGGGGGAAAAAATCCTTGGGGAATCGGCTTACAGCCATTATGAGATTTCCAATTATGCAAAAAACTCTCGTTATGCCCAACATAATCTTGCCTATTGGAACTATGAAAATTATGTGGGATTAGGGGCGGGGGCCGTTTCGTTTCTGAATAAAAATTGCTTCAAGGAAGTTTATCCGGATACCGAATTGTATGGTCTGCGTTGGACCAACCCCAAGGCCCCTCGGGAATATCAGTTGAAGGCAAAAGAGGATTTTTCTGCCAAAAAAGTGGAGCAGATTAATATTGAAACTGCCTTGAAAGAGGCCTGGATGATGGGTCTTCGTTTGGAACAGGGGATCAGTTGGAAAAGTTTGAGTGAAAAATTCAGGCAAAAGGATTTGGAAAAAAGCTTGAAAAATGTGAACAAGCTTTTACAAAAAGGCTGGCTTCAACAGGAGGGGGAAAACCTATTCATTCCCTCAAAGTATAGGTTGATAACTAATGAGATCGTTGCGGAATTTTTTTAG